The following coding sequences lie in one Alicyclobacillus curvatus genomic window:
- a CDS encoding DEAD/DEAH box helicase: MDSQESTSSVKLGRSLRRWLDNLKNPDNIEVDVPTGLRATLREYQKFGFQWMNTLATYGFGGVLADDMGLGKTIQTISFLLSEKEAAQAKTGDRQLQATAQLSQNGVSQSDAHAQLSQTETLQAAGLAPALIVCPASLTYNWKSEIDKFAPELNAAVVAGDKAEREAVLHGATEYDVIITSYPLLWRDVEMYREVTFSTLILDEAQAIKNHTTQTAQAVSEIRSNNRFALTGTPVENSLDDLWSIFHAVFPTLLGGRTSFGNLSPETVAKRIRPFMMRRLKKDVLTELPDKIESLQTAELTKEQKAVYMAYLAQLQEDAVTELASQGFQKGRFQILAGLTRLRLICCHPSLCIDNFQGTSGKLEQLLELVEEYLGANQRILIFSQFTSMLDIMRREFQERGFRHFYLDGQTPAKDRLALCDKFNNGEVPIFLISLKAGGTGLNLTGADTVILYDLWWNPAVEEQAADRAHRIGQRNTVQVIRMVTQGTIEEKIYQLQQKKKDLIDTVVQASDDNFGSLSEEDIRALLNI; the protein is encoded by the coding sequence ATGGACTCCCAGGAAAGCACGTCTTCCGTCAAATTAGGAAGGTCTCTGCGCCGGTGGCTCGACAACCTTAAAAACCCTGACAACATTGAAGTGGACGTGCCAACCGGACTTCGTGCGACGCTTCGCGAGTATCAGAAATTCGGGTTTCAGTGGATGAACACTCTGGCCACTTATGGCTTTGGCGGCGTCTTGGCAGATGACATGGGCCTTGGCAAGACCATTCAAACCATATCGTTTCTGCTCTCAGAGAAAGAAGCAGCCCAGGCGAAAACCGGGGACAGGCAATTACAGGCGACTGCCCAGCTATCCCAAAACGGGGTCTCGCAATCGGACGCGCATGCCCAGCTATCGCAGACGGAGACCCTGCAAGCAGCTGGTCTTGCACCCGCACTCATTGTCTGCCCGGCATCACTGACCTACAACTGGAAAAGCGAAATCGATAAATTTGCGCCTGAACTAAACGCCGCGGTGGTTGCAGGCGATAAGGCTGAACGCGAAGCTGTTCTTCACGGAGCAACCGAGTACGACGTCATCATCACCTCCTATCCGCTGTTGTGGCGCGACGTGGAGATGTACCGTGAAGTCACATTCAGCACGCTCATCCTTGACGAAGCCCAAGCCATCAAAAACCACACGACCCAGACTGCACAGGCGGTATCGGAAATACGCAGCAACAATCGGTTTGCTCTGACCGGAACGCCCGTCGAAAACTCACTCGATGACCTGTGGTCCATCTTCCACGCGGTGTTCCCCACCCTGCTTGGGGGGCGGACATCATTTGGCAACTTGTCACCCGAAACGGTAGCAAAACGAATTCGGCCCTTTATGATGCGCCGTCTGAAAAAAGACGTGCTGACAGAGTTACCCGATAAGATAGAGTCACTGCAAACAGCCGAACTGACAAAAGAACAGAAAGCCGTGTATATGGCTTATTTGGCGCAACTGCAGGAAGATGCGGTGACGGAACTCGCTTCGCAGGGATTCCAGAAGGGACGTTTTCAAATTCTTGCGGGGTTGACCAGGTTGCGGCTGATTTGCTGCCATCCCAGCCTCTGCATCGACAATTTCCAGGGAACTTCGGGAAAACTGGAACAGTTGCTGGAACTTGTCGAAGAGTATCTCGGCGCAAATCAACGAATACTCATTTTTTCGCAGTTTACGTCGATGCTCGACATCATGCGCAGAGAATTTCAAGAACGAGGCTTTCGTCATTTCTATCTTGACGGGCAGACACCAGCGAAGGATAGGCTTGCTTTGTGTGATAAATTTAATAACGGTGAAGTGCCTATCTTCCTGATTTCACTCAAGGCAGGCGGTACAGGGCTAAATCTCACGGGTGCAGACACAGTCATTCTGTACGACTTGTGGTGGAACCCTGCGGTGGAGGAACAAGCTGCTGACAGAGCGCACCGTATCGGACAGCGAAACACCGTACAAGTCATCCGCATGGTAACTCAGGGAACTATCGAGGAAAAGATATACCAGTTGCAGCAGAAAAAGAAGGATCTCATCGACACGGTTGTCCAAGCAAGTGATGATAATTTCGGTAGCCTGAGCGAGGAAGATATTCGCGCGTTGTTGAATATTTAA